The Bos javanicus breed banteng chromosome 18, ARS-OSU_banteng_1.0, whole genome shotgun sequence genome has a segment encoding these proteins:
- the SPMIP8 gene encoding sperm microtubule inner protein 8, which translates to MARIIDLVPWEDGSTHVYASPAILLPMPRRRNQLAGVKQQLYHPALPSLRRMDMDSVKACLSDEHCQSTTYCRKDDFDNAYFTLLGVPNKPLQCLDITETGQRLRNRYHEGKLAPIAPGINRVDWPCFTRAIEDWSRFVSSAGEFKLPCASKKVESFSGYAVRYLKPEVTQSWRFCLNQNPSLDRYGQKPLPFDSLNAFRRFGSNYSRVNYLTPWH; encoded by the exons ATGGCCCGCATCATCGACCTGGTGCCCTGGGAGGATGGCTCCACCCACGTGTATGCATCCCCAGCCATCCTACTCCCCATGCCCCGGCGGCGCAACCAGCTGGCCGGCGTGAAACAGCAGCTCTACCACCCGGCCCTGCCCAGCCTGCGCCGCATGGACATGGACTCTGTCAAGGCCTGCCTTTCCGACGAGCACTGCCAGTCCACCACCTACTGCCGCAAAG atGACTTTGATAATGCCTACTTCACACTTCTCGGTGTCCCCAACAAACCCCTGCAGTGCTTG GACATCACGGAGACCGGCCAGAGGCTCCGAAACAGGTACCACGAGGGAAAGCTGGCTCCCATAGCACCGGGCATCAACAGGGTCGACTGGCCCTGCTTCACGCGCGCCATCGAGGACTGGTCCCGATTCGTGTCCTCCGCGGGAGAGTTTAAGCTGCCCTGCGCGAGCAAGAAGG TCGAGAGCTTCAGCGGCTATGCGGTGCGGTACTTGAAGCCGGAGGTGACCCAGAGCTGGCGG TTCTGTCTTAACCAGAATCCCAGTCTGGACCGCTATGGACAGAAGCCCCTGCCTTTCGACTCCCT GAATGCTTTCCGACGTTTCGGCTCCAACTACAG TCGTGTCAACTATCTGACCCCCTGGCATTAA